One window of the Triticum dicoccoides isolate Atlit2015 ecotype Zavitan chromosome 3B, WEW_v2.0, whole genome shotgun sequence genome contains the following:
- the LOC119274767 gene encoding cytochrome P450 711A1-like — protein sequence MMDGAGALLRSHQMEPPPPFLAISVTVATLAAGVFAIYFYAPSWRVRRVPGPMAYPLIGHLPLLAKHGPAVFTVLRERFGPIYRFHMGRQPLVMIADPELCREVGIQKFKSIPNRSVPSPIRSSPIHNKGLFFTRDSRWQSMRNVIISIYQPSHVASLIPSFQPYIERTGRLLRHGEEITFSDLSLKLFSDTIGQVAFGVDFGLTKGTTSPPPKHHVDCAETVDMTTDFIEKHFYATTSLKMDLSGSVSIILGMLVPLLQEPVRQLLLRMPGSKDRRMEETNLAMSGLLDNIVAERAAQADRGEKNFLSVMLNASESTDAMRKLLTQDYVSALTYEHLLAGSVTMSFTLSSLVYLVAMYPEVEEKLLKEIDAFGPKDVVPNVEDIQTKFPYMEQVLKETMRFYTVSPLIAREASEDVQIGGYVLPKGTWVWLAPGVLAKDPKQFPDPDVFRPERFNPESEECKRRHPYAFIPFGIGPRACIGQKFAFQQLKLVILHLYRHHVFRHSPNMEFPLQFQYSILVNFKHGVKLQVIERKT from the exons ATGATGGACGGGGCTGGAGCGCTACTCCGGAGTCATcagatggagccgccgccgccgttcttaGCAATTTCGGTCACCGTGGCGACCTTGGCTGCTGGCGTATTCGCCATATATTTCTACGCACCTTCATGGCGCGTACGTAGGGTCCCCGGTCCGATGGCTTACCCGCTGATCGGCCACCTGCCGTTGCTCGCCAAGCACGGGCCGGCGGTGTTCACGGTCCTCAGAGAGAGATTCGGGCCCATCTACAG GTTTCACATGGGTAGACAGCCGCTAGTTATGATTGCAGACCCCGAGCTGTGCAGAGAGGTGGGAATCCAGAAGTTCAAGAGCATCCCCAACAGAAGCGTCCCTAGTCCTATTCGCAGCTCGCCTATTCACAACAAAGGCCTCTTCTTTACGAG GGACTCGAGATGGCAATCCATGAGAAATGTCATCATCTCCATTTACCAGCCGTCGCACGTGGCAAGCCTCATCCCTTCCTTCCAACCGTACATTGAACGGACGGGGCGCCTCCTCCGGCATGGCGAGGAGATCACCTTCTCCGACCTCTCGTTAAAGCTCTTCAGCGACACTATTGGTCAGGTCGCCTTTGGTGTGGACTTCGGCCTCACCAAAGGCACCACCTCTCCACCACCGAAACACCATGTCGATTGTGCTGAGACTGTCGACATGACAACGGATTTCATCGAAAAGCACTTCTACGCCACGACGTCCCTCAAGATGGACCTGTCAGGCTCCGTGTCCATCATCCTTGGCATGCTCGTGCCGTTGCTACAGGAACCCGTGAGGCAGCTCCTGCTGCGTATGCCGGGCTCAAAAGACCGCCGGATGGAAGAGACCAACTTGGCCATGAGTGGGCTACTAGACAACATTGTGGCTGAGCGGGCGGCACAAGCTGACAGGGGGGAGAAGAACTTCCTGTCTGTGATGCTTAATGCAAGCGAGAGCACAGACGCAATGAGGAAGTTGTTGACGCAAGACTACGTGAGCGCACTTACATACGAGCACTTACTTGCAGGGTCGGTGACCATGTCCTTCACGTTGTCAAGCCTGGTGTACCTTGTGGCGATGTACCCCGAGGTAGAGGAGAAGCTACTCAAGGAGATCGACGCTTTTGGGCCCAAAGATGTGGTACCCAATGTTGAGGACATCCAGACCAAATTCCCTTACATGGAGCAG GTTTTGAAAGAGACGATGAGATTCTACACTGTGTCCCCTCTGATTGCAAGGGAAGCATCCGAGGATGTCCAGATTGGAGGCTATGTCCTTCCTAAG GGTACTTGGGTGTGGCTAGCACCAGGCGTACTAGCAAAAGACCCAAAGCAGTTCCCAGACCCCGACGTGTTTCGGCCTGAGCGGTTTAACCCTGAGAGCGAGGAATGCAAGCGAAGGCATCCCTATGCATTCATTCCCTTTGGTATTGGACCCCGGGCATGCATTGGGCAGAAGTTCGCGTTCCAGCAGCTCAAGCTCGTCATTCTCCACCTCTACCGCCACCACGTCTTCAGGCACTCGCCCAACATGGAATTCCCGCTGCAGTTCCAGTATTCCATCTTGGTCAACTTCAAGCATGGTGTCAAGCTCCAGGTCATCGAAAGGAAGACTTGA